In one Natronosalvus amylolyticus genomic region, the following are encoded:
- a CDS encoding glycoside hydrolase family 2, translating to MAGKWMAGVADSSSGSEPPSAERWVPVSVPGRPLELLEEGYDIDNLLENPICYRTTIGAPRVNATDRTQFAFHGAHGLTRAWINGTEHDLEESTYFDPTRLEFDADDALEHGDGEIELLLAFDPTRSPGGLFGREQVPASHSLPGLWWGADLEVRPATFVRRVRANPRVDLDAGTAEIDVELEIDIGSDDPLDDSITLSLRPEGFRGGGSMDRVAVSGAPGTTQTMSTTLEVRDPKLWWPHGYGPQHRYTVRVKLGADSTEQTVGLRQVDWVDDELRVNGEQVRARGLTRLPGAAPAADVDLALEANANLLRVRGHVPRPDLYRACDEAGILLWQELPISGVTFEADRARPLLESILTHYGSHPSLGLIGVQTEPSDPFEKPLGSGRLARAGFRWRAWRARCDDHDAQTVSANVPADLVAIPVTGAPGLGAMASTLSPGWQYLEAADIDWLLERYPHLGTLVGGFGAASISDDVDPASVSGIDSTVFNHRISEGDSSQALQARILETVADGLRRRSAGVLVASSLRDVEPGGGPGIVAKDGEPKPAFEALRTVYEPVTVLFESEPTAGTTVSLVVANDTDNPLEIPVRWEAGTATGEVTVAVDSHGRATAGDAAIPADAEAMSVTLETPDAPLERKIYL from the coding sequence TGGCAAGTGGATGGCTGGAGTTGCGGATTCGAGTTCCGGGTCGGAACCGCCGAGCGCCGAGCGGTGGGTGCCCGTATCAGTTCCGGGACGACCTCTCGAGCTTCTCGAAGAGGGGTACGACATCGACAACCTCCTCGAGAATCCGATATGCTATCGAACCACTATCGGCGCTCCTCGCGTCAACGCGACTGACCGAACGCAGTTTGCGTTCCACGGGGCACACGGACTCACTCGAGCGTGGATCAACGGCACGGAACACGACCTCGAGGAATCTACCTATTTCGACCCGACACGTCTCGAGTTCGACGCTGATGATGCGCTCGAACACGGTGACGGCGAAATCGAACTCCTGCTTGCATTCGATCCGACCCGTTCTCCCGGCGGTCTGTTCGGGCGCGAACAGGTTCCAGCGTCGCACTCGCTGCCCGGCCTCTGGTGGGGCGCTGACCTCGAGGTTCGTCCGGCAACGTTCGTTCGCCGGGTGCGGGCGAACCCGCGAGTCGACCTGGACGCTGGAACCGCCGAAATCGACGTCGAACTCGAGATCGATATCGGATCCGATGACCCGCTCGACGATTCGATAACGCTTTCGCTGCGACCGGAGGGATTCCGCGGCGGTGGGTCGATGGACCGCGTGGCCGTCAGTGGCGCCCCCGGCACGACACAGACCATGTCGACGACCCTCGAGGTACGGGACCCGAAGCTGTGGTGGCCACACGGCTACGGCCCTCAACATCGTTACACGGTGCGTGTGAAACTTGGCGCCGATTCGACCGAGCAAACGGTCGGACTCCGCCAGGTCGATTGGGTCGACGACGAACTCCGCGTGAACGGCGAGCAGGTTCGTGCGCGGGGACTCACTCGCCTTCCCGGCGCTGCCCCGGCTGCCGACGTCGACCTGGCGCTCGAGGCGAATGCCAACCTCCTGCGCGTTCGAGGACACGTCCCCCGTCCGGATCTGTACCGCGCGTGTGACGAAGCGGGCATCCTGCTCTGGCAGGAACTCCCGATATCGGGGGTCACGTTCGAAGCCGATCGAGCGCGCCCGCTCCTCGAGTCGATACTCACACACTACGGGAGCCATCCGAGCCTGGGATTAATCGGCGTCCAGACCGAACCCAGCGACCCGTTCGAAAAACCGCTGGGAAGCGGTCGACTGGCTCGAGCAGGTTTCCGCTGGCGTGCGTGGCGAGCGAGGTGTGACGACCACGACGCACAGACGGTCAGTGCAAATGTGCCTGCGGACCTCGTCGCAATTCCGGTCACGGGGGCTCCCGGTCTCGGTGCCATGGCGAGCACACTGTCTCCGGGGTGGCAGTACCTGGAGGCGGCCGACATCGACTGGTTACTCGAGCGATATCCGCACCTCGGAACGCTCGTCGGTGGGTTCGGTGCCGCCTCGATTAGCGACGACGTCGACCCTGCGTCGGTTTCCGGTATCGATTCGACCGTGTTCAATCACCGCATCTCCGAAGGAGACTCCTCACAGGCACTGCAAGCACGGATACTCGAGACGGTTGCCGATGGGCTTCGACGCCGCTCGGCCGGCGTTCTCGTCGCCTCGAGCCTCCGAGACGTCGAACCGGGGGGTGGCCCGGGTATCGTCGCCAAGGATGGCGAGCCGAAACCGGCCTTCGAGGCGCTCAGAACGGTTTACGAACCCGTCACCGTTCTTTTCGAATCGGAACCGACAGCGGGCACGACGGTCTCGCTCGTCGTGGCTAACGATACCGATAATCCACTCGAGATACCCGTCCGCTGGGAGGCTGGCACCGCTACCGGCGAGGTGACGGTTGCGGTCGATTCCCACGGTCGAGCGACGGCGGGAGATGCGGCAATACCTGCCGACGCGGAGGCGATGTCGGTCACATTGGAGACGCCGGATGCCCCCCTCGAACGGAAGATCTATTTATAA
- a CDS encoding coiled-coil protein, whose protein sequence is MVDESNNIELTDEHLENNSKGQLIKKAGQLRDRRNELNQMASERAGKRDELNAKTREKVDEAQEHREKRDELNEQVQEHKESRNELNAKANKLFDKVESAKSDMEIGEGKDLEELESEIEQLEFKQQTEVLSTEEERELIEKIESKREEYAERKSKLEDTDGLEDLVEEAEEVRSEASQHHQKVTELADKAQEHHNQMIEAYREADDIRDEADEMHESFVEAQEAADRHHEDFVRVQKRLREMDKKEEKQRQSARDKKKEAAKEEAEEIYQKFKEGETLDTEDLMKLQKTGLL, encoded by the coding sequence ATGGTAGACGAATCAAACAACATCGAACTTACAGACGAGCATCTCGAGAACAACTCCAAAGGACAGCTTATCAAAAAGGCCGGCCAACTTCGAGACCGGCGAAACGAGCTGAACCAGATGGCCTCCGAGCGGGCCGGCAAACGCGACGAACTCAACGCAAAGACGCGTGAGAAAGTCGACGAAGCCCAGGAACACCGCGAAAAACGCGACGAGCTCAACGAGCAAGTTCAAGAGCACAAAGAGAGTCGCAACGAGCTCAACGCCAAAGCCAACAAGCTCTTCGACAAGGTCGAATCCGCCAAATCCGACATGGAAATCGGCGAGGGTAAAGACCTCGAGGAGCTCGAGTCCGAGATCGAACAACTCGAGTTCAAACAGCAGACCGAAGTGCTCTCGACGGAAGAGGAGCGCGAACTCATCGAGAAAATCGAGTCCAAACGCGAAGAGTACGCCGAGCGAAAAAGCAAACTCGAGGACACTGACGGACTCGAGGACCTCGTCGAGGAAGCCGAAGAAGTTCGTTCCGAAGCCTCCCAGCACCACCAGAAAGTGACCGAGCTGGCGGACAAGGCCCAGGAACACCACAACCAGATGATCGAGGCCTACCGCGAGGCCGACGACATCCGTGACGAAGCCGACGAGATGCACGAGTCGTTCGTCGAGGCCCAGGAAGCCGCCGACCGCCACCACGAGGACTTCGTCCGCGTCCAGAAGCGTCTGCGCGAGATGGACAAGAAAGAGGAGAAACAGCGCCAGTCCGCCCGCGACAAGAAGAAAGAGGCGGCCAAAGAGGAAGCCGAGGAGATTTACCAGAAGTTCAAGGAGGGCGAAACGCTCGACACCGAGGACCTGATGAAACTCCAGAAGACCGGCCTGCTCTAA
- the sppA gene encoding signal peptide peptidase SppA, protein MGRSRSILRLLFVVVGTLVIAAVGVGLFVVYPTTIADVLGVVLALGLAVFGVRVASSIARDVFADYNVAEVAVDGPITRDGGGGPMPASPRSTPADDIVEQIDRANDDSNVDALVVKLNTPGGEVVPSDDIKLAAERFEGPTIAYATDLCASGGYWIASGCDELWARDASIVGSIGVIGSRVNASELAEKVGLSYEQFTAGEYKDAGVPLRDLEEDEREYLQGIVDGYYDSFVERVSEGRGLDPEFVKETEARVYLGTDAHENGLVDTLGTRADLEEALAEQLNLAPDELVIESFEPERPLLGRLGAGARSVAFAFGAGVSSVVAEHEFRLRS, encoded by the coding sequence ATGGGGCGTAGCCGTTCCATCTTGCGTCTACTGTTCGTCGTGGTGGGAACGCTCGTGATTGCAGCCGTGGGTGTGGGCCTGTTCGTCGTCTATCCGACGACGATCGCCGACGTGCTCGGGGTCGTCCTCGCACTCGGACTCGCTGTGTTCGGCGTCCGGGTGGCCAGTTCTATCGCGAGGGATGTGTTTGCCGATTACAACGTTGCGGAAGTGGCCGTCGACGGGCCGATCACGCGAGATGGGGGTGGTGGACCGATGCCTGCAAGTCCGCGGTCGACGCCGGCCGACGATATCGTCGAACAGATCGACCGGGCCAACGACGACAGCAACGTCGACGCCCTGGTCGTCAAACTCAACACGCCGGGCGGTGAGGTCGTCCCGAGCGACGACATCAAACTCGCTGCCGAGCGGTTCGAGGGCCCGACGATCGCCTACGCGACGGACCTCTGTGCCAGCGGTGGCTACTGGATCGCCAGCGGCTGTGACGAACTCTGGGCGCGAGACGCCAGCATCGTCGGCTCGATCGGCGTTATCGGCTCGCGAGTCAACGCGTCGGAACTGGCCGAGAAAGTCGGACTGTCCTACGAGCAGTTCACCGCCGGCGAGTACAAAGACGCCGGCGTGCCGCTTCGAGACCTCGAGGAGGACGAACGCGAGTACCTGCAGGGCATCGTCGACGGCTACTACGACTCGTTCGTCGAACGGGTGAGTGAAGGGCGCGGGCTCGATCCCGAGTTCGTCAAAGAAACCGAGGCGCGGGTGTACCTCGGCACTGACGCTCACGAAAACGGATTGGTCGACACTCTCGGCACGCGAGCAGATCTCGAGGAAGCACTTGCCGAGCAACTCAACCTCGCTCCCGACGAACTCGTCATCGAATCGTTCGAACCGGAGCGGCCGCTGCTTGGTCGACTCGGGGCGGGTGCCCGCTCGGTAGCGTTCGCCTTCGGGGCTGGTGTCTCGAGTGTGGTTGCAGAACACGAATTCCGATTGCGAAGCTGA
- a CDS encoding DUF373 family protein, with product MTTLVVCLDRTDDVGRRTGLRTPIVGWEAVRALVTDVGLADPEDSGVNTLLESLRVAQSLRDENEETVVAVVSGDRESMVSADRAVARQIDDLMAEYEPESAIVVIDSAEDERLVPIVESRVQVDAVDRVVVRQARDIESTYYLLKQFLADEELRQTILVPLGITLLVFPILATVFSPAIGAATITAVIGLFLLYKGFSIDELLTTFAKQARESLYSGQVSVVTYVVAIGLTLVGLFVGALGVSNLGETEGAIVPTMQFVFDSIPWLTAAALTASTGRLLDEIIREEPIRSSFLHLPFLAVAVGLVVRGFAAFFLEQQGQLDPLVIDQPGIATVALTPGQRLAVFVAGGVLLSLIGVRTVSSMAGNRLANGESDGNADEAGSKSANNSETSAADALESDSPRDGSPSKPSGDAEMTDGGSKANDGEGESDG from the coding sequence GTGACAACGCTGGTGGTCTGTCTCGACCGGACTGATGACGTCGGTCGTCGGACCGGCTTGCGGACGCCCATCGTCGGGTGGGAAGCTGTCCGCGCGCTGGTGACCGACGTCGGCCTCGCCGATCCGGAGGATTCGGGCGTCAATACGTTGCTCGAGTCACTGCGGGTAGCCCAGAGTCTGCGAGACGAAAACGAAGAAACCGTCGTTGCCGTCGTTTCGGGTGACCGAGAGTCGATGGTGTCCGCCGACCGAGCGGTTGCTCGCCAGATCGACGACCTGATGGCCGAGTACGAACCGGAGTCGGCCATCGTCGTCATCGATAGCGCCGAGGACGAACGGCTCGTCCCCATCGTCGAAAGTCGCGTACAGGTCGACGCTGTCGACCGGGTCGTCGTCCGCCAGGCCAGGGATATCGAGTCGACGTACTACCTGCTCAAGCAGTTCCTGGCTGATGAGGAACTTCGACAGACGATTCTCGTCCCACTTGGAATCACGTTGCTCGTATTCCCGATTCTGGCGACGGTCTTCAGCCCGGCTATCGGGGCGGCAACGATTACCGCCGTCATCGGACTGTTCTTGCTGTACAAAGGGTTCAGCATCGACGAACTACTCACGACCTTCGCCAAACAGGCCCGGGAGTCACTTTACTCCGGACAGGTGTCGGTCGTCACCTACGTCGTCGCTATCGGATTGACGCTCGTTGGCCTCTTCGTGGGTGCCCTCGGTGTATCGAACCTCGGAGAAACGGAGGGCGCCATCGTCCCAACCATGCAGTTCGTCTTCGACAGCATTCCGTGGCTCACTGCCGCGGCACTGACTGCCAGTACCGGCCGTCTCCTCGACGAGATCATCCGCGAAGAGCCCATCCGAAGTTCGTTTCTCCATCTCCCGTTTCTCGCAGTTGCCGTCGGCCTGGTCGTGCGAGGGTTTGCCGCTTTCTTCCTCGAGCAACAGGGACAACTCGATCCACTCGTCATCGACCAACCGGGAATCGCCACCGTCGCGCTGACGCCAGGACAACGGCTCGCGGTTTTCGTCGCCGGAGGGGTACTCTTGAGCCTGATCGGGGTCCGGACGGTTTCGTCGATGGCTGGCAATCGTCTTGCCAATGGGGAATCGGACGGAAACGCCGACGAGGCTGGGAGTAAATCCGCTAACAACTCCGAAACGAGCGCTGCGGACGCACTCGAGTCGGACTCTCCTCGAGATGGCTCGCCATCGAAGCCGTCTGGTGACGCCGAAATGACTGATGGTGGGTCGAAAGCGAACGACGGTGAGGGCGAATCCGACGGGTAA
- a CDS encoding diphthine--ammonia ligase: protein MSEATGSWIGLFSGGKDSSWAVYQALERGLSVDRLVTVHPSGDSYMYHVPETRLATLAAESMGIPLLEVEPDAFDAESASDSGRQGDRELEPMEAALTELDAALDGGIAGVTAGAVESEFQTSRIEAMCDRLECDLYAPLWQADPRELADAMLEAGFEIIIVQVAAAGLDDSWLGRTIDENALDELETLGEEYGVHLLGEGGEFETLVVDGPHMDRRISLEYDTEWEGTRGRIRVRDAFLE, encoded by the coding sequence ATGAGCGAAGCGACTGGCTCCTGGATTGGGCTCTTTTCTGGGGGTAAAGATTCGTCGTGGGCCGTCTACCAGGCTCTCGAGCGTGGGCTGTCCGTCGACCGACTGGTCACTGTCCACCCGTCGGGTGACTCCTATATGTATCACGTACCGGAGACCAGACTGGCGACACTGGCGGCAGAAAGCATGGGTATCCCGCTGCTCGAGGTCGAACCGGACGCGTTCGACGCCGAATCGGCGAGCGACTCCGGTCGGCAGGGAGACCGGGAACTCGAGCCGATGGAAGCGGCGCTGACCGAACTCGATGCAGCACTCGACGGCGGCATCGCTGGCGTGACGGCCGGTGCCGTCGAAAGCGAGTTCCAGACGAGTCGGATCGAAGCCATGTGTGACCGACTCGAGTGTGACCTGTACGCTCCGCTGTGGCAGGCAGACCCGCGCGAACTGGCCGACGCGATGCTCGAGGCGGGCTTCGAAATAATCATCGTGCAGGTTGCTGCGGCTGGCCTGGACGATTCGTGGCTGGGACGAACCATCGACGAGAACGCGCTCGACGAACTCGAGACACTGGGCGAGGAGTACGGTGTTCACTTACTTGGCGAGGGTGGCGAGTTCGAAACGCTGGTCGTCGATGGGCCACACATGGACCGTCGAATCTCGCTCGAGTACGACACCGAGTGGGAGGGGACTCGCGGCCGTATTCGCGTTCGAGACGCGTTTCTCGAGTAA
- a CDS encoding sugar phosphate nucleotidyltransferase: MKAVVLAGGYATRLWPITKHRPKMFLPIGESTVIDRIFRELEADERIETVYVSTNERFEAEFEAHLAESSFEKPQLSVEDTSAEDEKFGVVGALAQLVERERIHDDLVVVAGDNLISFNVSSFIDYFEQRDAPTLAAYDVGSREKAKSYGLVELDGEQVVDFQEKPDQPNSTLVSIACYAFPRSSLSLLSTYLEKGNNPDEPGWFIQWLQARETTYAYTFEDAWFDIGTPESYLDAVAWHLNGSSLVAESATLESAEIGENVHVMDGATLENTSVDHAVIFPDAVVRHADIRQSIIDEGTHLENMDLAGALIGAHTTITNGTAE, encoded by the coding sequence ATGAAGGCCGTCGTCCTGGCTGGCGGGTATGCGACGCGACTGTGGCCAATCACCAAACATCGGCCCAAGATGTTTCTCCCTATCGGTGAATCGACCGTTATCGACCGGATTTTTCGTGAACTCGAGGCTGATGAGCGAATCGAGACGGTGTACGTCAGCACGAACGAACGGTTCGAAGCCGAGTTCGAGGCCCACCTTGCCGAGTCCTCGTTCGAAAAACCGCAGCTCTCGGTCGAGGACACGTCCGCGGAGGACGAAAAGTTCGGCGTGGTCGGGGCACTGGCCCAGCTGGTCGAGCGCGAACGTATCCACGACGATCTGGTAGTGGTCGCCGGCGACAACCTGATCAGTTTCAACGTCTCATCGTTCATCGATTACTTCGAGCAACGGGACGCACCGACGCTCGCAGCGTACGACGTTGGCTCCCGCGAAAAGGCCAAATCGTACGGTCTCGTCGAACTCGACGGCGAGCAGGTCGTCGACTTTCAGGAGAAACCCGACCAACCCAACAGCACGTTAGTGTCGATTGCCTGTTATGCGTTTCCGCGGTCGAGCCTCTCGCTTTTGTCGACGTATCTCGAGAAAGGGAACAATCCGGACGAACCCGGCTGGTTCATCCAGTGGCTGCAAGCGCGCGAGACGACCTACGCCTACACGTTCGAAGATGCCTGGTTCGACATCGGAACGCCCGAGAGCTACCTCGATGCGGTCGCCTGGCACCTGAATGGCAGTTCACTCGTCGCCGAGTCCGCCACGCTCGAGAGCGCGGAAATCGGCGAAAACGTCCACGTGATGGACGGGGCAACGCTCGAGAATACGTCGGTCGATCACGCGGTTATCTTCCCCGACGCCGTCGTCCGTCACGCCGATATTCGACAGTCGATTATCGACGAGGGCACGCATCTGGAGAACATGGACCTCGCCGGGGCGCTCATCGGTGCCCATACGACGATTACGAACGGCACCGCCGAATAA
- a CDS encoding nucleoside triphosphate pyrophosphohydrolase, with product MTEEYDKLVRDDIPRIIEESGERPIVHVAEGEAYERHLFEKFEEELGEFRTDRSLEELADVLEVVHAICVYEGWSVAELERRRQEKADERGRFEDGIVLERVVSNGEAIESDDNSPAKPDKK from the coding sequence ATGACCGAAGAATACGACAAACTCGTCCGAGACGATATTCCACGGATTATCGAAGAAAGCGGCGAGCGACCTATCGTCCACGTCGCCGAAGGAGAAGCCTACGAACGACATCTGTTCGAGAAATTCGAAGAAGAACTCGGTGAGTTTCGGACCGATCGCAGTCTTGAGGAGTTGGCAGACGTACTCGAGGTCGTCCACGCAATCTGTGTATACGAGGGGTGGTCCGTCGCGGAGCTCGAGCGTCGTCGCCAGGAAAAGGCCGATGAACGGGGAAGATTCGAGGACGGCATCGTACTCGAACGGGTGGTTTCGAACGGCGAAGCTATCGAGTCGGATGACAATAGCCCCGCGAAACCTGACAAGAAATGA
- a CDS encoding transcriptional regulator → MREADETTRQRLADHLRRQPSTPSALAEEFALSVGAIMRHLEHVSRSVDGSEDEQFLVAPPTCRACGFDGFDDLLNIPSRCPSCKGESVEEPAFTIE, encoded by the coding sequence ATGCGAGAAGCCGACGAGACCACGAGACAGCGTCTCGCCGATCACCTCCGCCGACAGCCATCGACGCCGAGTGCACTGGCGGAGGAGTTCGCTCTGTCCGTTGGCGCGATCATGCGCCACCTCGAGCACGTCTCTCGGTCGGTCGACGGAAGCGAGGACGAACAGTTTCTGGTTGCGCCACCGACCTGTCGTGCCTGTGGCTTCGATGGGTTCGACGACCTGTTGAACATCCCCTCGAGATGTCCCTCCTGTAAGGGTGAGTCAGTCGAGGAACCGGCGTTTACGATCGAGTGA
- a CDS encoding DUF7344 domain-containing protein, with the protein MTDPAASNDHPNLAHDAMEWLENRSEPNEHIDEVFSVLAAQRRRLLLEVLVEYEREMTLPDAAEEVAQRETGRSITDLSAQQVSDIYISLYHDHLPRLVSAGLLEYEQENDLVALATA; encoded by the coding sequence ATGACGGACCCTGCTGCATCGAACGACCATCCGAATCTGGCACACGATGCGATGGAGTGGCTCGAAAACAGATCGGAGCCGAACGAGCACATCGACGAAGTGTTCTCGGTTCTCGCCGCTCAGCGCCGACGGCTGTTGCTCGAGGTGCTGGTCGAGTACGAACGCGAGATGACGTTGCCTGACGCTGCAGAAGAGGTCGCCCAGCGAGAAACGGGCCGCTCTATCACCGACCTGTCCGCCCAGCAGGTCTCAGACATCTACATCTCGCTCTATCACGATCATCTCCCTCGACTGGTTTCAGCAGGCTTGCTCGAGTACGAACAGGAAAACGACCTGGTTGCCCTGGCAACGGCGTGA
- a CDS encoding Rieske (2Fe-2S) protein — protein MEERSPMLSLEAVPTETTTIVQVETADNEEKEIILHRQNGDVTAWVNACQHYRHIPIDKGEGAAMRNGEFVCQNHGAYFEADSGYCTFGPCEGAYLDSVDVAVEDGDVYLTDENYDFVGTGPLETDDTDLASTSNVEF, from the coding sequence ATGGAGGAGCGTTCGCCCATGCTGTCACTGGAGGCGGTGCCGACCGAGACGACGACCATCGTGCAGGTCGAAACGGCCGACAACGAGGAAAAAGAGATCATACTCCACCGCCAGAACGGCGACGTCACTGCCTGGGTCAATGCCTGCCAGCACTACCGCCACATCCCGATCGACAAAGGCGAAGGCGCGGCCATGCGAAACGGTGAGTTCGTCTGCCAGAACCACGGTGCATACTTCGAAGCCGACAGCGGATACTGCACGTTCGGACCGTGTGAGGGAGCGTATCTCGATAGCGTCGACGTCGCTGTCGAAGACGGTGACGTGTATCTCACCGACGAAAACTACGACTTCGTCGGGACGGGACCGCTCGAGACCGACGATACCGATCTCGCTTCGACGTCGAACGTGGAGTTTTGA
- a CDS encoding saccharopine dehydrogenase family protein: MDTALIYGAYGYTGSLIVDEAVARGGSPVVAGRDGERLRDVATEHELESRVFDLERGRAIERALDGIDVVCNCAGPFVETAAPLVEACLETGTDYLDITGEFQVFDRLADEDERAIAAGVTVLPGVGFDVVPTDCLAVMLADRVPGATELTLAIASTSSVSRGTAKTMVESLGSGGVVRRRGRLVQVPTAYDVREIDFGERVGVTPAVTVPWGDIVTAAHSTGIETISVYAGVSKRAIRALRAGGSLESIAGTAPVKSTLERLIDATVDGPDGRELTQDRAVVWGEVTDGKTRLRGRLETPNPYALTVETATSAIERTLDDDVPAGFQTPATAFGPEFILECSAVDRWIDEPMAVPS; this comes from the coding sequence ATGGACACCGCGCTCATCTACGGTGCCTACGGTTATACGGGTTCGTTGATCGTCGACGAGGCCGTCGCTCGTGGTGGCTCTCCGGTGGTAGCCGGGCGGGACGGAGAGCGACTTCGAGACGTTGCAACCGAGCACGAACTCGAGAGTCGCGTGTTTGACCTCGAACGTGGTCGCGCTATCGAACGCGCACTCGACGGTATCGACGTCGTGTGCAACTGTGCGGGTCCGTTCGTCGAGACCGCAGCCCCACTGGTCGAGGCCTGCCTCGAGACCGGGACGGACTATCTGGATATCACCGGTGAGTTTCAGGTGTTCGACCGACTGGCCGACGAGGACGAACGGGCGATAGCCGCCGGCGTTACCGTCCTCCCCGGCGTCGGCTTTGACGTCGTCCCGACGGATTGTCTCGCCGTCATGCTCGCCGACCGGGTACCCGGGGCGACCGAATTAACGCTCGCTATTGCGAGCACGAGTTCGGTGTCACGCGGGACGGCGAAAACGATGGTCGAGTCACTTGGGTCTGGTGGCGTGGTTCGCCGACGCGGTCGACTCGTTCAGGTGCCGACAGCCTACGACGTCCGGGAGATCGATTTCGGCGAGCGCGTCGGCGTAACCCCGGCCGTTACGGTTCCCTGGGGCGACATCGTTACGGCCGCTCACAGTACCGGTATCGAAACGATTTCGGTCTATGCCGGTGTTTCGAAGCGGGCGATCCGCGCGCTCAGAGCCGGCGGCTCACTCGAGTCAATCGCCGGAACTGCTCCGGTCAAATCCACACTCGAGCGCCTGATCGACGCGACCGTCGACGGGCCGGACGGGCGAGAACTCACCCAGGACCGTGCCGTCGTCTGGGGTGAGGTCACCGACGGTAAAACGCGTCTTCGAGGGCGTCTCGAGACGCCAAATCCGTATGCACTGACCGTCGAAACCGCTACCAGTGCCATCGAACGGACGCTCGATGACGACGTTCCTGCGGGCTTTCAGACGCCGGCAACGGCCTTTGGCCCCGAGTTCATCCTCGAGTGTTCGGCGGTCGATCGGTGGATCGACGAGCCGATGGCCGTGCCCTCGTGA
- a CDS encoding aminotransferase class IV, whose translation MSEADGGARERLYHVNGSLVPADEATVSVDDRGFRYGDGAFETLRAYGGSIFEAEAHFDRLERTCSALGLDHGLTREDLSSRISETLAANDLEDAYIRLSITRGVQPGKLTPQPTVEPTVVIWAKPLPRGGLEGTPVWEGPATLQTVKTRRIPDAALPAGAKTHNYLNGVLAREELYDADEAIVRDLEGYVAEGATSNVFFVDDAGLHTPTLEGSVLPGITRAIVLELAEEASVPVNEGWYELEEVRGADEVFLTNTTWELRPVERVDGLACEAPGPVTALLSRLFAERVERQCYRE comes from the coding sequence ATGAGTGAGGCTGATGGAGGCGCTCGAGAGCGACTGTATCACGTCAACGGCTCGCTCGTGCCCGCTGACGAGGCCACGGTGAGCGTCGACGACCGGGGCTTTCGCTACGGTGACGGCGCGTTCGAAACCCTGCGCGCATACGGCGGATCGATTTTCGAGGCTGAAGCCCACTTCGACCGCCTCGAGCGAACCTGTTCAGCACTCGGACTCGATCACGGGCTTACTCGCGAGGACCTCTCATCGCGAATATCGGAGACGCTTGCGGCAAACGACCTCGAGGACGCCTACATTCGGCTCTCGATCACCCGCGGCGTTCAGCCGGGGAAGCTGACACCACAGCCGACCGTCGAGCCGACCGTAGTGATCTGGGCCAAACCGCTGCCCAGAGGCGGCCTCGAGGGAACGCCCGTCTGGGAGGGGCCGGCGACGCTGCAGACGGTGAAAACGCGGCGTATCCCCGATGCCGCACTGCCCGCGGGGGCGAAGACACACAACTATCTCAACGGAGTCCTGGCGAGAGAAGAGCTTTACGACGCCGACGAAGCAATCGTTCGCGACCTCGAGGGCTACGTCGCCGAGGGGGCGACGAGCAACGTCTTTTTCGTAGACGACGCCGGGTTACACACGCCGACGCTCGAGGGCTCGGTCCTTCCGGGCATCACTCGAGCGATCGTGCTGGAACTGGCCGAAGAGGCGTCGGTCCCGGTCAACGAAGGCTGGTACGAACTCGAGGAGGTTCGGGGGGCTGACGAGGTGTTTCTGACGAACACCACGTGGGAACTTCGACCCGTCGAACGCGTCGATGGCCTCGCGTGTGAGGCCCCAGGTCCCGTTACCGCCTTGCTCTCGCGGCTGTTCGCCGAGCGTGTCGAACGGCAGTGTTACCGGGAGTGA